The DNA window TGGGCGCGTCCGGTTGGCTCCGGCCGCGATCTGTCGAGTCACAGCTGCAGTCGCCGCCGCAGCCGGTCTTCTTGCCGGCCACCATCCTGCGAACGAACAAGACCAAGGTCAGACCGACAATCGCCCCCGCCGCCCATGTCTGCCAATCTTCCATCTCGCTAGAATCCGAGCAGGCTCCCGACTTGGAAGATGACAAGCGAGGCGATCGCCGCGAAGGCGGACATGAACACGAATTGGCCGACCGCCCATTTCCACGAGCCGGCCTCACGCGCCACCACAGCGGACGTCGGCAGGCACTGCAGCGCGTAGATGTAGAACACCAGCAGTGAAATCACCGCGAGCGGCGAGAACAACGGACTGCCGTCGGGGCGCTTCTCGTTGGCGATGCGCTCGCGGATGCGCTGGCGGGTCTGCGTTTCGTCGTCGGACTCCTCGACGTGGTAGAGCTGGGCCATTGAACCGACAAACACCTCGCGTGCCGCAAAGGATGTCAGGATCGCGGTGCCGGTGCGGCCGTCGAAGCCGAGAGGCCGGACCACCGGTTCGATCACCTGGCTGATGCGGCCGACGATCGAATGTTCCAAGCGTTCCGCAGGATCCTCACTGTCGAGCTTGGGGTAGGTCTGCGCGGCCCACAGCAGGATCATCAGACCCAGGATGAAGGTGCCGGCCTTTTTCAGGAACGCGCCTGCCCGCTCCAGCAGGTGTCGGAAGATGTAGCCCCACTGCGGCGCCCGGTAGGGCGGCAGTTCGAGGATGAAGTGGTGAACGATTTCCTCGGGGCCGAGGCGGCCGCGGAGCACGCGTGCGACCACGAAGGCAGTAAGGGTTCCGACCGCGTAGATGGCGGTGAAGATAAGCGCTTGTACGAGGCCGCCTTCGGAACCGCCGAGCAGCATCGGAACCAGCAGCAGATAGACCGGAAGGCGCGCCGAGCAGCTCATCCACGGTGCGACGAAGATCGTCACCAACCGCTCCTTCGCGGAGTCGATCGTGCGGGTCGCCATGACGCCCGGAATGGCGCACGCGTAGCTGCTGAGCAGTGGGAGGAAGGCTTTACCGCTCAGGCCTACCTTGGACATCACCCCGTCCATCAGGTAGGCCGCCCGGGACATGTAGCCGGAGCTTTCGAGCAGCCCGATAAAGAAGAACAGCATCAGGATCTGCGGCAGGAAGATGACGACCGCGCCGACGCCTCCGATGATGCCGTCGACGAGGAGGTCCCGCAGGTCACCCTCGGCCATCGAGTTGGCGACAAGGTCCTGCAGCCAGATCTGTCCGCTTTCGACCCATCCCATCGGAGTCTCCGAAAGGGAGAAGATCGTCCAGAAGACCGCGAGCATGATGCCGATGAAGCACAGCCAGCCGAGCACCGGGTGGAGAAGAACCGAATCGAGCCGGTCGGAAACCGTACTGGTGTGGGCCGTCGGGCGTCGGGCGACGATTTCGCAGAGCGCGAGGACCCGCGAGCGACGGGCGTCCTCGACGTCGGAGCCTGTGCTCCACGGAGCGTCAGCGGCCGGAGGCAGCGGATGACGGATCGCCTGCTTCAGTTCGACGAGACCCTTGCCGCGGTTGGCTTGGATCGGGACGACCGGGACGCCGAGTTCTTCGGAGAGCTTCTGGGGATCGAGTCGCAGCCCGGACGACTCGGCGACGTCGATCATGTTCAGCGCGATCACCACCGGCAGGCCGGTCTCGATCACCTCGAGCGCGAGGTTCAGGTGGCGCTCGAGATTGGAGGCATCGAGGACGCAGATCGCCAGATCCGGGCGGCCGATCTCCCCGATCTCGCCGCGCAGGGCGCGATGGGCGACTTGTTGGTCCGGGGAGCCGCCCTGAAGCGAGTAGCAGCCTGGCAGATCGAGGATCCTGACCTTGCGGCCGTGGGCAGTGAACGTGTGACCGGTTTTCAGTTCGACCGTGACCCCCGCGAAGTTTCCGACCTTGGCATTGGCCCCGGTCAGCGCGTTGAAAAGGGTCGTTTTGCCGACGTTGGGGTTGCCGGCCAGGACGACCGTTTCGATCCGTTCGTCGGTCATCGGGAAATCAGGCGGGGAGCGGGGAAACCAGAACCTGATCGGCCAACTCGCGGCTGAGGGCCATCCGGGTGCCGCAGACCGAGCAGATCAGATTGCGGCCGTTTGCCAATTTCCGCACCTGAAGGGTCTCACAGAAGCCCAAACGTCGCAGTTGCTCGCAGGCCGGCCCTTCGAGGAAACGAATCCGGAAATCACAGCCCACGGTCGCCTGCGCAAGACTCTGCAGGCTGTCGTTTTCCAGATCGTGGGCGGTTGCGTGCGGCATTCGCGGGAAGTTCATCCAATTGAGACCGATTTGCAATAGCAAACAGGGACAGGAATGAATACGCCCCGGAGGCGCGGGACTTTTCGCTCTTTCACGGTCACGTTGCGCATTAAAACATTTCATTCCCGAGTTTGTTCGCCGTATGACAAGCCCGATTCATGAGCACCGCCGCAACCCCCGCCTTCGATTCCTCTCTCGCCTCCTGTCGTCCTGTTCTCGACCCGGGGTTTGTTCCGGCGGTGGCATGGAACCGTCTGTATCGCCGGGTTGCCGGCGAGACCTCGGGTGCGCGCGATGTGGCGGTCAGTCTCGAGCGTCCGGACGGCACGGTTTTCCGGTGGAATTCCCTCATGCTTCCGGATGCCGCCGAGCACGCCGAGATCAACCTGCGTTACCTCGAGCGGATTCTGAAGTTCCTGCTCTGGCAGAAGGGCGGCAACCGCATCCGGATCGCGGGAGCTCCTGAGCTGGCCGCCAAGCTGGGGCTGATCTACTCCGCCGATGGAGATCGGGCGTTCGACTGGGACTTCATCGGCCGCAAGATCTTCGGTGGCGGGATCTCCATCGAAGCCGCCGAAGCGGACGACCTGCCCGAGGCAAATGACCAAGTGATGCCGCTGGGCCGGCACCTCGACGGCTGCCGGATCGGCTTTGACCTCGGTGGTTCCGACCGCAAGTGCGCGGCGGTGATCGACGGCGAGGTCGTCTTCTCCGAGGAGGTCGTTTGGGATCCCTACTTCCAGAGTGACCCCGAGTATCATCTCGAGGGCATTCACGATTCCCTCAAGCGCGCGGCGGCGCATCTGCCACGGGTCGATGCCATCGGTGGCAGCTCGGCGGGCGTTTACGTCAACAACGAGGTCCGCGCGGCGTCGCTGTTCCGCGGGGTCTCGGAAGAGGATTTCGAGAAACACATCCGCGGCATCTTCGGCACGCTCAAGGAGCGCTGGAACGGGGTGCCGTTCGAAGTCGTCAACGACGGTGAAGTCACGGCCCTGGCGGGATCGATGGCACTCGGCGAGAACGCCGTGCTGGGCGTGGCGATGGGAACCAGCGAAGCGGCCGGCTACGTCGACGGCTCCGGTCACATCCGTCCCTGGCTAAACGAACTCGCATTCGCTCCGGTCGACTATCGTGACCAAGGGCCTCTCGACGAATGGAGCGGGGATCGCGGGTGTGGCGTCCAGTTCTTTTCCCAGCAGGGAGTCGCGCGACTCGCTCCGCTGGCAGGTTTCGAGTTCGGCGACATGCCGTTCCCCGAGCAGCTCGTGAAGGTCCAGGAGGCGATGAAGGGTGGCGACGACCGGGCGCGGAAGATCTATGAGACGATCGGCACGTGTTTCGGATACTCGGTGGCCCACTACGCCGACTTCTACGAGATCCGCAATCTGCTGATCCTCGGCCGGGTAACTTCGGGTGACGGCGGCGATGTGATCATCTCCGAAGCCGAGAAGGTGCTCGGGCAGGAGTTCCCCGACCAGTCGATCCGCCTGGTGGTGCCGGATGAGAAGACCAAACGCCACGGTCAGGCCGTGGCTGCGGCAAGCCTGCCGGCAAAGGGCTGAGCGCGGTTGTTTCTACGTCACCCGTAGTAGGGGGCGTTCTGTGCGGGCACGGGTTCCTTGAGGGCTCCGTGGGCCGCACGCGCGTAGCGCATTCCGAGGACGAGGGTTGAGAGCGCCACCGCGAGGAATATAAGGAATACGAGCAGTACCCACACGATCTCCTCTCCGGAGGGTGACTGGTTGCCGATGTAGATCAGCCATCCGATCGCGCATGGTGTGGTGAAGCCTCCGAATATTGCGCTGAAGATCCAGCAGGCGCGTTGCCAGCGGGCGTCGTTGCGTTTGAAGAACAGGAAGCCGAGGGCGGACCATGCGAGCACTCCGAAACCGGCGGAGCCCACCGCGCTGATCATCAGGAAAATGGTCTCCGCGTCCATTCCGCCCCAAGACGACCCTCCCATGCCGCCGACGAAGGTAATGAAGATGAACATTCCGAAAAAGACGTAGGCGGCCGGCAGCAGCAGCAGGGTGCCGATCGAAACGAGAGTGATGTGCGCGACCTTGCTGCGCTCCCAGAGTTCCGGTCTCAGGTGCCGGAAGGGCGACTGAGCAAGGTATTGGGCCTGGGGGTTGTCCGGTGGCGGCTGCGCTTCCATGGCGGGGAGATGATTGGAAAGGGGTGAAGGGCGTGTGAAGGATCGACGAATTCAGCGAACGGGACCGCTGGTTCCGGTGAGTTCGGCGAGCAGGCCGTCGCAGGCATCTTCAACGAGGTCCGCGACCTCTTCGAAACCACGGCGTCCGCCGTAGTAGGGATCCGGAACATGGTCGGCTTCGCGGTCGATGCAGTAGCGGGTGATCAGATGGATCCGGTCGTGACGCTCGCCGCCGGGGTCGAGCGAGCGGACGTCGTCGAGATTGTCGCGGTCGGCGCAGAGGATGAGGTCGAAGTCCTCGAGATCCCGGGCGCGGATCTTCCTCGAGCTTCCGGCAATCTCATAGCCGCGTGCGGAGAGCGTTTCGCTCATCCTCGGGTCGGGCGGGTTGCCGGCGTGGTAGCCGATTGTCCCGGCGGAATCGATTTCGATGCGATCGGTGAGGCCTGCTTCTCCGACGCGGTGCCGGAAGATGATCTCCGCCGCCGGGGAGCGGCAGATGTTTCCCATGCAAACGAAGAGTACGCGGTAGGGCTTGCAAGTGTCGGTCATAGGCTCCGTAGTCCTGCCATGCTCCGGATTTGGCTGCTCACGGCAATCGCAAAGGCGCTTTTCCTTTGCGTGGCCGCCGGAGCTCCGAACGTGATCATCATCGTTGCCGACGATGTCGGCTGGAGCCATCTCGGGTCGGAGGAGGGTGACGAGGAGGATGCACCGGTGCTCCAGGGGTTGCGTGAAGAGTCGACCGCGTTCGAGCAATTGTTCGTCAGTCCGACGGGTGCGGCATCAAGGGCGGCACTGATCACCGGACGGCATGAATTCGCAGTTGGCGTCAGCCACGGCTTCGTGGGGCGGAACCTGCTCCGCCCGGGTGTTCCGACCATGCCGGAGCTGATGCGGGACGCGGGATACTCGACCGGGATTTTCGGGCTCTGGCAGCTTGGCGACGCGTTTCCGTGTCGTCCCGAAGATCGCGGTTTCGAAGAGATCTTGGTTCACGGAGGAGCCGGGATCGGTGCGGTCCCCGATGCATGGGGGAACGTGCGGACCGCTCCTCTGCTGCGGTCGGGAGCCGGCTGGGTGGAGACCGAGGGCGGGGCGGCCGAAGTCGTCTTCGAGCGGGCAACGAAGTGGCTGAACGAGGAGGTGGAAAAGGGGAAGTCGTTCTTCCTTTGGCTAGCTCCCGAGATGTCGGCAGATTCCGGTGAGCGCCTCAGTGAGCTTGAGGCGAATCTGAAAGGATTGCTGCGGACCCTTGAAGAGCGTGAAGTCGCGGATGAAACCATCGTCGTGTTCGTTTCTGACGGCGGTGGCGGGAGTGTCGGTATCGGTGGGATCGCGGACGACGGGACGGTTCGAGTTCCGTGTTTCGTCCGATGGCCCGGCAAGATTGCTCCGGGGAGGAAGGTGGATGCGTTGGCAGCGCATTTCGACCTGATGCCGACCGTTGCCTCCCTGTGTGGTGTCGCGATGCCCGCGCAGTGGAGGGGCGACGGGATGGATTTGTCCGCGGCGCTGAAAAGTGAATCGGAGTTTCCGAAGGAGCGGACCTTGTTTTTCCATGCCGGTGGTTGGCCGGGGGATGAGAGTCCGGCAAGGCATCGAACCCGCGGCTTTTCCGTGAGGACTCCGAAGTGGCGTCTGGTCGGACTCGAGTTGTTCGACATGGAGAATGACCCGGAGCAGCGGGAGAACCTGTTTCCCGGTCCGGACGGAATGGCGAGCCGGTTATTGGTGGACTACGGCCGCTGGTGGGATTCGGTGCAGCCGTCGCTGATGAGTCCGGTCCGCTACCGGGTCGGCGACGACCGGTGTCCGGTGGTGGATCTCACCTGTGCCGATTGGTGGCCTTCGCTGGAGGCGGAGACCGGGACTCATGTCGAGTTTCGCGGACAGGCGCAGATCCGGGCTTACCTCGACAAGTCAAGGGTCGCGAAGACGCGCAACGCGCTGCCGGGCGCCAGCGGCCATTGGAAGTTGGATGTCGCCCGGGAGGGTCGATACCGGGTGAGGATGTCGCTCCTTCCCAAGTCCGCTCCGGATGACGAGCGGAGGCGGATCGGCCTGCTCCGTTCGGGGACAGCTCACGTGCGGGTCGCCAAGCGGGAGGTCCAATTGGAAGTGGTCGAACGCGCCAGTTCGGTCGCGATGGAGATCGATCTGGACGCGGGTCCCGCCGACCTCGAAGCGTGGTTTGGCGGTCAGTTGCCGGCCGACCGCAAGATCGGCGCGTTCTTCGCCTCGATCGAGCGGGTGGGCGACCGGAAGGAAGTTTTGCCCGAGCTTGAAGTGAAGCCGGTGGAAGGCTCCGGGCAGGAATGACGCAGGCGCCGGAACGGCTCCGCAACTTTTCATGACGTCGGGTGTTGCCGCCCAAGATTCATGAACCAATCGATCACCATCGGACTGGCCGCTCTCCTCGTCGGAGGCGCGGGAGGATTCATTATCGGAAACTCCGGAGGCAGTCCGGAGGACGCCGATTCGGGCAATAGCGCCATGCAGGCTCCGGCCAAGCTGCGTCCCAAAAGCGACCGTGCTGACGACCGGGTGTCGGACCGATCGGCACGTGCGGGGGCCCGCAGCATGGAGGAAATCATGCGTGAGCCGGGTCAAACGGCCCGTCTGCAGGCATTGATCGACATGTATGCCGGGATGGACGCCGACCAGCTGGCCGAAGAGGCCGGCAAGCTCGACGGTCTTCCGATGTCCGACCGGATCCTCGCTTCGGTGCTGCTGTTCAGCCGCTGGGCGGAGATCGACCCCCAAGGGGCCTTGGCTTACTCGAAGGATATGGGAATGGGTGGCATGTTCGCCCGCCCGACCATCCTGCGCAGCTGGGCAAGTGTCGACCCGGTCAATGCCGCCAAGTATTTCACCGAGAATCCGAGCGAGTTCGCCGGCATGGGCCGCGGGCGTGGCCCGGGAGGCGACGACGGTGCCGAGCTGATTGCCCGCGAGTGGGCGAAGCTTGATCCCGACGCCGCCCTCGCATGGGCCAACGGCCTCGACGAGCGGAGCCGGGGCGATGCCGTGGTGTCGGTGATTTCCGAACTGGCGGCGAGTGATCCGTCCCGGGCGGCCGCGCTTGCGGCGACGCTGGGAGAAGGTGATCAAGCCCGCGCCTACGGAGAAATCGCGGAACAATGGGCACGCACCGACTTCGCTGCGGCCGAGGCCTGGATTCAGACCCTTTCGGGCGACGCCAAGCAGCGCGCGCTGAGCGAAGCGATCGGCGTGCTCGCCAATTCGGATCCGCAGGCTGCGGCCAGCCGGATTGCCTCGCTTGAGGCGGGAGATTCGCGCGACCGAGCGATCCGCGATGTCGCGTCGGAATGGTCGAGGACGGACCCGGCCGGAGCTGCAAGCTGGGTCGCCAGCCAGGAGACCGAAGATCCGGGCGACGCGATTCGCCGGGTGATGGGCAACTGGGTTTCGCAGGATCAGGCTGGAGCGCTGGCTTTCATCGAATCCCAGCCTGCCGGTGAGGTGCGTGACAGCGCGACCCAGAGCTATCTCTGGATGAACCGCGATGGTGATCCGGCAGAGTCCCTGGCTCTGGCGGAAAC is part of the Haloferula helveola genome and encodes:
- a CDS encoding low molecular weight protein-tyrosine-phosphatase, with amino-acid sequence MTDTCKPYRVLFVCMGNICRSPAAEIIFRHRVGEAGLTDRIEIDSAGTIGYHAGNPPDPRMSETLSARGYEIAGSSRKIRARDLEDFDLILCADRDNLDDVRSLDPGGERHDRIHLITRYCIDREADHVPDPYYGGRRGFEEVADLVEDACDGLLAELTGTSGPVR
- a CDS encoding ROK family protein; amino-acid sequence: MSTAATPAFDSSLASCRPVLDPGFVPAVAWNRLYRRVAGETSGARDVAVSLERPDGTVFRWNSLMLPDAAEHAEINLRYLERILKFLLWQKGGNRIRIAGAPELAAKLGLIYSADGDRAFDWDFIGRKIFGGGISIEAAEADDLPEANDQVMPLGRHLDGCRIGFDLGGSDRKCAAVIDGEVVFSEEVVWDPYFQSDPEYHLEGIHDSLKRAAAHLPRVDAIGGSSAGVYVNNEVRAASLFRGVSEEDFEKHIRGIFGTLKERWNGVPFEVVNDGEVTALAGSMALGENAVLGVAMGTSEAAGYVDGSGHIRPWLNELAFAPVDYRDQGPLDEWSGDRGCGVQFFSQQGVARLAPLAGFEFGDMPFPEQLVKVQEAMKGGDDRARKIYETIGTCFGYSVAHYADFYEIRNLLILGRVTSGDGGDVIISEAEKVLGQEFPDQSIRLVVPDEKTKRHGQAVAAASLPAKG
- a CDS encoding sulfatase-like hydrolase/transferase, with protein sequence MLRIWLLTAIAKALFLCVAAGAPNVIIIVADDVGWSHLGSEEGDEEDAPVLQGLREESTAFEQLFVSPTGAASRAALITGRHEFAVGVSHGFVGRNLLRPGVPTMPELMRDAGYSTGIFGLWQLGDAFPCRPEDRGFEEILVHGGAGIGAVPDAWGNVRTAPLLRSGAGWVETEGGAAEVVFERATKWLNEEVEKGKSFFLWLAPEMSADSGERLSELEANLKGLLRTLEEREVADETIVVFVSDGGGGSVGIGGIADDGTVRVPCFVRWPGKIAPGRKVDALAAHFDLMPTVASLCGVAMPAQWRGDGMDLSAALKSESEFPKERTLFFHAGGWPGDESPARHRTRGFSVRTPKWRLVGLELFDMENDPEQRENLFPGPDGMASRLLVDYGRWWDSVQPSLMSPVRYRVGDDRCPVVDLTCADWWPSLEAETGTHVEFRGQAQIRAYLDKSRVAKTRNALPGASGHWKLDVAREGRYRVRMSLLPKSAPDDERRRIGLLRSGTAHVRVAKREVQLEVVERASSVAMEIDLDAGPADLEAWFGGQLPADRKIGAFFASIERVGDRKEVLPELEVKPVEGSGQE
- the feoB gene encoding ferrous iron transporter B, translated to MTDERIETVVLAGNPNVGKTTLFNALTGANAKVGNFAGVTVELKTGHTFTAHGRKVRILDLPGCYSLQGGSPDQQVAHRALRGEIGEIGRPDLAICVLDASNLERHLNLALEVIETGLPVVIALNMIDVAESSGLRLDPQKLSEELGVPVVPIQANRGKGLVELKQAIRHPLPPAADAPWSTGSDVEDARRSRVLALCEIVARRPTAHTSTVSDRLDSVLLHPVLGWLCFIGIMLAVFWTIFSLSETPMGWVESGQIWLQDLVANSMAEGDLRDLLVDGIIGGVGAVVIFLPQILMLFFFIGLLESSGYMSRAAYLMDGVMSKVGLSGKAFLPLLSSYACAIPGVMATRTIDSAKERLVTIFVAPWMSCSARLPVYLLLVPMLLGGSEGGLVQALIFTAIYAVGTLTAFVVARVLRGRLGPEEIVHHFILELPPYRAPQWGYIFRHLLERAGAFLKKAGTFILGLMILLWAAQTYPKLDSEDPAERLEHSIVGRISQVIEPVVRPLGFDGRTGTAILTSFAAREVFVGSMAQLYHVEESDDETQTRQRIRERIANEKRPDGSPLFSPLAVISLLVFYIYALQCLPTSAVVAREAGSWKWAVGQFVFMSAFAAIASLVIFQVGSLLGF
- a CDS encoding FeoB-associated Cys-rich membrane protein, whose translation is MEDWQTWAAGAIVGLTLVLFVRRMVAGKKTGCGGDCSCDSTDRGRSQPDAPKSQRRRGDGI
- a CDS encoding FeoA family protein, producing MPHATAHDLENDSLQSLAQATVGCDFRIRFLEGPACEQLRRLGFCETLQVRKLANGRNLICSVCGTRMALSRELADQVLVSPLPA